The Sporosarcina luteola genome contains a region encoding:
- a CDS encoding alpha-amylase family glycosyl hydrolase, whose product MNRKRLIGVAAIFLLFISALTPAGAAAKSEHSIMDESIYDLLVDRFNNGVGRNDIDVDTQKGDAFNGGDFIGIQARLQHIIDMGFTMISLGPVFKTETYDGNRALSYTELEPHFGTEEELGALVKEIHKKKMKVIADFPLGKVSAEHEWAKDQTYKSIHSADGTVNWNPGDRNVKDALIEAATDFITAYELDGIRLTKLEGFDEAFLNEMIEAIHNAKDGAYVLTNEESGAAFDLKPSDAKMQALRESYVRFDPDSSPMDLFKEVGKKELLQYDDLTGPRFTYDIVEARMFPPTRWKVAATALFTLPGVPLMTYGTEIAVNGKEAPESHPLFNFKTDMEFKDLIGNLNLLRNESETLRSGDFEMLHNEDGFLIYKRTSEDETWLIAINNTSKTSNLAIPVDKIGENKKLRGVLDGDLIRETDDGMFHVVLDRELAEVYIADDDKGFNTPYLIASILVYVMFLGFLFLVIKKGREKRRADTKGGY is encoded by the coding sequence GTGAATAGGAAACGTTTGATTGGCGTAGCTGCCATTTTTTTATTGTTCATTTCCGCACTAACACCAGCTGGTGCTGCTGCCAAGTCGGAACACAGTATAATGGATGAAAGCATATATGATCTGTTGGTGGACCGTTTCAATAATGGTGTTGGAAGGAACGACATCGATGTCGATACGCAAAAAGGAGACGCCTTCAATGGCGGCGATTTTATCGGTATCCAAGCACGCTTGCAGCATATTATTGACATGGGCTTTACGATGATTTCGTTAGGTCCCGTCTTCAAGACGGAGACGTATGATGGAAACAGAGCGCTGTCTTATACGGAATTGGAGCCTCATTTCGGCACGGAGGAAGAGCTCGGTGCATTAGTGAAGGAAATCCATAAGAAGAAAATGAAAGTGATTGCCGATTTTCCTCTCGGGAAAGTAAGCGCAGAGCATGAATGGGCGAAAGATCAGACCTATAAGTCCATCCATTCCGCAGACGGAACTGTAAATTGGAATCCGGGCGATCGGAATGTAAAGGATGCTTTGATTGAAGCCGCGACAGACTTCATCACCGCTTATGAGTTGGACGGAATCCGTCTGACAAAGCTTGAAGGTTTCGATGAAGCTTTCTTGAATGAAATGATCGAAGCAATCCACAATGCCAAAGATGGCGCTTACGTTTTAACGAATGAAGAAAGCGGGGCAGCGTTTGACTTGAAACCGAGCGATGCTAAGATGCAGGCGCTCCGTGAGTCCTACGTGAGATTCGATCCGGATTCCTCCCCAATGGATCTATTCAAAGAAGTTGGGAAGAAGGAATTGCTTCAATACGACGACTTGACGGGTCCACGCTTTACATACGATATCGTGGAAGCACGGATGTTCCCGCCTACCCGGTGGAAAGTTGCGGCGACTGCACTGTTTACGCTTCCAGGCGTCCCCCTAATGACATACGGTACGGAGATTGCGGTGAACGGAAAAGAAGCTCCTGAAAGCCACCCGCTATTCAATTTCAAGACGGACATGGAATTCAAAGATCTGATAGGCAATTTGAATCTGCTCCGAAATGAGTCAGAAACACTGCGTAGCGGGGACTTCGAGATGCTGCACAATGAAGATGGGTTCCTCATCTATAAGCGTACTTCCGAGGATGAAACTTGGCTGATTGCCATTAACAACACATCCAAGACGTCCAATTTGGCAATCCCTGTCGATAAGATCGGCGAGAACAAGAAATTGCGAGGCGTTTTGGATGGAGATCTCATCCGGGAAACAGATGATGGCATGTTCCACGTCGTTTTGGACAGGGAGCTGGCAGAAGTGTATATCGCGGATGACGATAAAGGCTTCAATACGCCTTACTTGATCGCATCAATTCTCGTCTACGTCATGTTCCTCGGCTTCCTATTCCTCGTCATAAAAAAAGGGCGGGAAAAGAGAAGGGCGGATACTAAGGGCGGATACTAA